Within the Pseudorasbora parva isolate DD20220531a chromosome 15, ASM2467924v1, whole genome shotgun sequence genome, the region cacggcagtgtgaacaagtgtctcaaaGCACCCGTTTAGTGAACGCActgagtagcattataacataactttcaacacactcaaataatgtatccaatatgataaaacagcactgcTTTCATACACGAGCAGAAGAAGCGGAAGCGCTCGTCTacagcataataaaagctccatGAAATCAAgacgtcatcaagctacgccttaaATAAGCAACCTCTAGCAGTGAAAAATTACgtatattgtgcctttaaaggacaactcccgTGAGAAATGAGCCTATGagtaattaacacatggttaccgagtagattgttctctgggatgcgttttcatgaaaatcgaatgtaaaaagtttaatctctaaaaacagattagtttATAACGCGTCTATGAGGCACAGAGTacgtgaaattaaatcgctagttaataccactaacaaggctcaaaatagcttcACACTACCACAGCAGcgtaatgagggtccctacatgcaaaccgaagcattgagatcTTTGTatgagtacaaacagtttaataagaagatactttataaagacagtgcattGTGCGTATACGGAcaggagccatcttggaaaagagtctcgacgagtcgagccacgaacgctgtgctaagtgatgaactgtgacttggaatctaatatggtccgttgtttccggaagaaagcactgaacgcagcagagaaaataaataaataaaaataaaaatctccatgtaattagatttcacaaacttaattcctatcgaccagctcacttagcacagcgctcgtcgctcgactagtcgagactgttATCCAAGATGGCTCCTGTCCGTATATGCGTTatgcactgtctttataaagtatcttcttattaaactgtttgtactcttacaaagttctcaatactttggtttgcatgtagggaccctcattatgctaccgtgttagtgtgaggctattttgagccttgttagtggcattaactagcgatttaatttcacttactctgtgcctcatagacaagcgttataagctaatctgtttttagagataaaactcttacATTCGATTTCATGAAAAGGCATCcaagagaacgatctactcggtaaccatgtgttTATTACCCCTAGATTCATTTctcactggagttgtcctttataTGAATGCCTATTGCATATGCAGTTTCACTTCATGCACGGTCAGCAAAAATAATGAGctatctttctctttcttttttaagcAGCAATGATGCCTGGTCAGATCCCTGATCCTTTGGTCACGGCCGGATCTCTGCCCAGCGTCGGCCCGCTGGCTGGCATTCCCGCCACCACCCTGACGGACCAGCTCAAGCTGGCAGAGCTCTACAGCCTCGGTGCGGTTCTGTCTCCTCTCATCCTCAACAGACACGCCAAGAGAACGTTTGACGACATCGATGGTGAGGTGAGAATTGAACATGAGTTTTAAGAGCTCCACATATTAAAGCCCAGTTTCTGAATACGTCTGCTAGTTCAAATCTGCAGAATTGCAAATTGCAGTTGTGAAAATTGCAACAGTTTGAGCGAGCAGCATATGTGCGATAGTTtgagaaagtgaaagtgatgtTCTATTGTTTGTGACTCCTCTGAAAGTTCTTTAACTCGCTGGTCAAGAGCGACACCtggtggacaccattgtttgtGTCAGATCATTACATGCCGGATATCTTTTGTAAGGTTGCTCATAGGCTGATGTTTACACTAAGCAGACGGTTAAACTAACACACTTGAACTCTCTGACCACAGGAAGGTGACGATGATGAGCGCAAGAAAAGACGGAGAGAGAAAAATAAAGTTGCGGCCGCTCGCTGTCGGAACAGAAAGAAGGAAAGAACCGACTTTCTCCAGAAAGTGAGTGGGAAATTCACTAGAATATCAGAGTTTGTCATAAAGAGGCAAAGAAAAATTAGTaaaacttttttacagtgttcttGTTATAAATATTACTGTTATTAATGATTGACGCAGTGGGTAGTTTgtgatattattattttgtcatgattttattttaaaatatttcagatgtagtttttttattaaaatatgtaactgtttatttttattcatgccATTTTTATGTTATTATTTGTCATTATTAATTAAGAGATTACAttgaatatttgtttttaaaattaatttgtcaCATTGTAGGACTTTAAAATTAACTAGCGAAGGtaaaacatcattaaaatgcaatgttatttaatatatatatatatatatatatatatatatatatatatatatatatttaaaacgtcatttttaaaaatttgatACTTGCATATTTGTTATGCATGCCATTTTGATGctattattttgtaattattaatTGAGAGATTTTATGGAATGTgtgctttttaaaattaatttgtcaAATTGTATAACTTTTTAAATTTAGTGAAGATTAAAACACccagacattttatttaaaatattttataaaaatataataaaaatctgATACTTGTGTAATTTCTATGCATGCCATTTATGATActacaatattttattttatttttcatttttagcgTCAtcataaaactatttaaatgaactacttaaggtaaaaaaaaacattaataaatcataa harbors:
- the jdp2b gene encoding jun dimerization protein 2; this translates as MMPGQIPDPLVTAGSLPSVGPLAGIPATTLTDQLKLAELYSLGAVLSPLILNRHAKRTFDDIDGEEGDDDERKKRRREKNKVAAARCRNRKKERTDFLQKESERLEMLNSELKSQIEELKSERQQLVVMLNLHRPTCIVRTDSVKSPESAAEQSD